DNA from Flavobacterium aestivum:
AAAAAAATCCCGTTTGATTGTCAAGCGGGATTTTGTTTACGCAATCATTTTGAAAATGAATATTTTTATTTCTTCAAATACAAACAATGGTTAAAGTAGTCAATTATCGCTTTGCCTTCCATCAAAACATCGGCACCAATAATGCCGTGTACAGGTTTTACCTTATAATGGTTTAATGCTTCATTGACATGTGATAAATCAAAGATTACAAGTTCAAAATTAGAATTTTTCCAATTACCTAATTGCAGTTTATTCGAAGTTGCAATTTGAGTTAACATGCCCGTTGCACCAGCTCCTGATGCTTTAGTTTTAGAGTTTTTGGCTTCTAGTGTAAAATATTCTATACTTTCAAACCCCACACAACTGTTTGATGCACCAGTATCTAAAATAAAATTTCCCTTAATGCCATTGATTTTTGCTTTAATTAAAAGATGTTGTGTTTTGGTAATTTTAAAAGTTACTTTTTTATAATCTTCTTTTTCAAGGATTTCGTGCAGGTTTTTCATGGGTTATACCGAAAAGGGGTGAAATTTTAAGCAAAGTTCGCAAAGTTTTATGGAAAAGGTTCTTTTAAATTGTAATT
Protein-coding regions in this window:
- a CDS encoding retropepsin-like aspartic protease, translated to MKNLHEILEKEDYKKVTFKITKTQHLLIKAKINGIKGNFILDTGASNSCVGFESIEYFTLEAKNSKTKASGAGATGMLTQIATSNKLQLGNWKNSNFELVIFDLSHVNEALNHYKVKPVHGIIGADVLMEGKAIIDYFNHCLYLKK